CAAGCCGGGAGCTCTCGACGGTGAACGGAGTCGGCGGAATCGCGGTCGCGCTCCTGGACAGAACAGCCGGAAGGCCGACAGCAAGCGTTCCGCCGGCCGAGGACGTCCGGATGAGGCGTGGCAGCGTCTGGGCGGCGAAATCCGCGACGGCAACGGGAACACCGCGCTCGTATCCGTCGTCTGGGCAACACTGTCGTCATCGCCGCGAGTGAACGGGCGACCGGGCAGGTCAGCGAAGCCGTGCTGGACGCGCTGGCCGAGGTGGCCGTCCAGCTGCCCGCGCCCGACCGGGTAACGCCGCCTGGCGTCGGGCCGATTTCTGGTCACCGGCCTGAGCGGAGGTGCCATGCGGACGCGGACCGCGACTTGGAAGGTGACCTGGCGGTGGGCGTGGGTGCTCGTGCTCGTCGTGGGGCTCGGGTTGTTCGAGCTCGTCCGGCGGGTTGTGCTGGCCACCGAGAACCCCAACCTGGTGCCCTCCCTGATCCTGCTCGGCGCGGTCGTCGGGCCGGCCACCTTCGTCGTCTTCGTGTGGGGGCGCCGGCTCTCCTTCGGGGTCGATCCGGTGCTCGTCGGGCTCGTCGCGGTGGTCGGGGGCGTCGTCGGCGTCGTCACGGCCGGGGCGCTGGAGTACGACGTCCTCAAGGACCTCGGTCCGTTCCAGATGGCCGGGGTCGGCGTCATCGAGGAGACCGCGAAGCTCATCGCGCCCGCCGTGGTCCTCGTGGTCGTCCGCGACCGCCGCGCGGCGACCGGGCTCCTGCTCGGCGTCGCGTCCGGGGCGGGCTTCGCGGCGCTCGAAACGATGGGCTACGCCCTCGTGGCGTTCCTCAAGTCCCAGGGCGACATCAGCGCCGTCGACCAGACGCTGCTGATCCGCGGCGTGCTCAGCCCGGCCACCCACATGGCGTGGACCGGGCTGACCGCCGCCGCGTTGTGGGCCGCCGTCCGGCACCGCGGGCGGTCCCGCTGGATGGGCCGCTTCGCCGCGACGTTCGTCGTCGCCGTGGCGCTGCACGCCGCGTGGGACGGCATCGGCACGACGCTCAGCTACGTCGTGCTCGCCGCCCTCAGCCTCGGCCTCCTCGCACTGGCCGTGCACCGCATCGGCCACCGCCGCTCGCCCTACGGCCGCCGCGTCCGCGCCGCGCGATAAAGAGCCCTAAGCCTCTGTCCGCGTCGCGCGCACCGGGTGTCCACTGCGGATCGCGGCCGCGGCAGTAGTCAGCGGGCGCCGCCCGCCCCGGCGCGGCCGGAAGGAGGCACCTCATGACTTCCGACGAGCGGCGCGAACGGTTGCGCCGGGTGCTGGACCTGATGTGGAACCAGGGCGAGCTCGACGCCTGCGAAGAGCTGTGCGCGCCGCACTGCACGTTCCACGACCCGAGCTTCGAGGTGGACGGCGTCGCCGGGTTCCAGCGCCAGGTCGGCGACCTGCGCACCGCCAACCCGGACCTGCACATGGACATCCACGACGTGCTCGTCGACGGCGACCTGTGCGCGGTGCGGTTCACGATGGGCGGCACCTCGCGGGCGGAGTTCCGCGGCCTGCCCGCGACCGGCAAGACGTACGTGATGACCGGCATGATGTGCGCCAAGTGGGCCGACGACCGGATCGTGGAGATGTGGGTCAACTACGACATGCTCGGCGCGTTGCAGCAGCTGGGCATCATCTCGGAGATGGCGCCACGCGAGACGGCCGGCTGAGCACCGCAACGCCTCAGCCCAGTTCGCCGAGGCGCAGGTGGGCGGCCTGCGCCTCGCTCATCCCGAGTGCCAGCGCCTGCCGGTACGCGGTCCGCGCCTCGGCTGCCGCGCCCAGCCGGTGCAGCAGTTCGGCGCGGGTCGCGTGCCACCACGGGTACGACGTCAGTCCGGGGATCGCGTCCACCAACGCCAGACCGGCCGCCGGGCCGTCCCGCTCGGCCACCGCAACCGCGCGGTTCAGGCGGACCACCGGCGTGCCGGAGATGCGCAGCAACACGTCGTACCAGGAGATCACGGCGTCCCAGTCCGTCCCGGCGTAGGACGGCGCCAGCGCGTGGCAGGCGGCGATCGCGGCCTGGACGACGTACCGGTCCGGTTCCACCGCGCGCCGCAGGCCGCGGCCCACCAGCGACACGCCCTCCTTGATCGCGGAGCGGTCCCACCGCGACCGGTCCTGGTCCGGCAGCAGCACCGGCGCCCCGTCGGCGTCCACCCGCGCGTCGCGACGGGAGTTCTGCAGCAGCAGCAACGCGAGCAGCCCAGCACCGTCGGCTCGTCGGGCATCTGCGAAGCCAGCAGCCGCGCGAGCCGGATCGCCTCCGCGGTCAGATCGGCGCGCACCTGGTCGGCGCCGCCGTCAGCCGGTCCGGCAGCTCGGCCGCCTCCGGCACGCGGTACGGGATCCGCGCCCGCGCGACCTCGGCGGTCGACAACCCGCCGAGCGTCCGCAAGGCGAGCGCCACCTGAGCCTCCAGCGACAACGCGGCCTCGCGGCGGAACAGGTCCACGGCCCGCCGCTTCGCGGTGACCAGCAGCCAGCCACGCGGGTTGTCCGGCACGCCGTCGCGCGGCCAGGTCTCCAGCGCCCGCATGACGGCGTCCTGCACCGCGTCCTCGGCGAGGCCGACGCTGCCGGTGACGCGGATCAGCGTGGCCAGCACGCGGGTCCCCTCGTCCCGCACCAGCCGCGCGACCGCGTCACCGGCCTCCACGGTCAGAACTCGATCACCGGGCGGACCTCCACGACGCCGTCCCAGGCCGCCGGGAGCTGCGCGGCGAGCTTCACCGCCTCGTCGAGGTCGGCGCGCTCGAGAGTTCGGTCAGGCCGCCGCGGCGGCCACGCGCTCGACCCGGCTGCGACCGCCACCGCCGTGCCGGTGTCCGGCGGAATGGGGTCCCTGCACCGAGACGCGGGAAGCGCTGACCGGCGCCCACTTGTGACGAACAGCCTCCCACCGCGCTGGACACCGCGGCCGGACTTTTTTCAGACCAGCCGCACCAGCGCCTGCACCGGCACGTGGTCGGACGGGTAGCGGCCGTCGACGCGGAACGTGTTGATCGCCGCCGCCAGGACCGACACCCGTGGGTTCGCCAGCACCCAGTCGATGCGGTTCGCGCCGAGCACCGGGTCGCGGTAGTTCGGGAACGTGCCCCACTCCGGCGTGAGCTGCTTGGCCGCCGTACGCCAGGTGTCGGACAGGCCGCCCTCGATCAGCGTCCGGTACGACACCGAGTCGGCAGGCGTGTTGAAGTCGCCGGTCAGCACCACCGGCAGCGCCGGGTCGAAGCCGGCGATCCGGTCGCGCACCAAGGCCGCGCTGCGCTGCCGCGCGTTCTCCGACTGGTGGTCGAAGTGCGTGTTGACGTGCACGAACTCCTTGCCGGTGCGGGCATCGCGGAAGCGGCCCCAGGTGACCATGCGGACGACGTTGTTGCCCCACGACTTCGACCCGATCACGTACGGCGTGTCGGACAGCCAGAAGTGGTCGAAGTCGAGCGGCTCGACGCGGCGCGTGTCGTAGTAGATCGCCATGAACTCGCCGCGCCCGCCGCCCTCGCGGCCGAGGCCGATCCACTCGTAGTGCTTGGGCAGGTCGGCCGCGATCTCCTTGACCTGGTGGTACAGGCCCTCCTGGATGCCCAGCACAGTCGGCTGCTCGATCTCCAGGAACCGCGCGAGCACCGGCCGCCGGTCGGTCCACGAGTCCGGCGTGCCCGGCGCGGCCTTCGTGTCCAGGCGGATGTTGAACGTGGTCACGTGCAGCGTGTCGCCGGCGGCGCGGCCGATCACCGCGCCGTCCCCGGGCTGGGCCTGCGCCCCGCTCGCGGTCATCAACGTCACCGCACCCGCGCCGGCGAGGCCGAGTGCACCCCTTCGAGTGATGTCAGACATGTGCGCACTTTGTCCGTTCCGCGTGTGGCGGTGCCGACCGCCAGGCGACGCCCGGGCGAACAACGCGCGTCGATCTCACTCGAGTTCGTTGCCCCGGGTCTCGCGCAGGAACCAGACGCACACCGCGCAAATCACCGCTATCCCGGCGACGTACCCGGAAACCGGCAGGGACGAACCCGTCGCGGCGATGAGTTGCGTGGCCAGGATCGGGCTCACGCCACCGCCGATCACGCCGCTGGCGTTGTACGCGATCGACGCCCCGGTGTAGCGGTAGCGGGTCGCGAACAGCTCCGGCAGGAACGCGCCCATCGGCGCGAACAACGCGGCGAACGCGATCATCCCGACGGCCATCGCGAGCGCGATCAGCACCGGGTTGCCCGTGTTGATCAGGGCGAACAGCGGGAACGCCCAGGCCACCGCGAGCACCGCGGCGCCGAGGCACACCCGGCGACGGCCGACCCGGTCCGACCAGGTCGCGAGCAGCGGGGTCGCCAGGCCCATCACGAGCGCGCTGATCATGGCGCAGATCAGCAGCATGTTCTTGTCCAGCTCCAGCACCGTGGTGCCGTAGGACAGCGAGAACGTGGTGATCGTGTAGAAGAGCGTGTGCGCAAGGATGAACGCGCACGTGCTGAGGAACAGGGTCTTCGGCTGCCGCCGCAGGACCTCGACGATCGGCACCTTCGCCTTGTCGTGCTCGGCCATCGCGCGCTCGAACACCGGCGTCTCGGCGATCTTCATCCGGATGTAGTAGCCGATGACGATCAGCAGCGAGCTGGCCAGGAACGGGATCCGCCAGCCCCAGTCGTCGAACGACTCCTGCGACATCGTCCCGCCCAGCACCAGGAACGCGCCGCCCGCGATGATGAACCCGATCGCGGGCCCCATCTGCGGGAAGCTCGACCACAGGCCGCGCCGGTTGCGTGGCGCGTACTCGGTGGCCAGCAGCACCGCGCCGCCCCACTCGCCGCCGAGCCCGAAGCCCTGCAGGAACCGGCACAGCACGAGCAGGATCGGCGCGCCGATGCCGATCGCGCTGTAGGTGGGTAGCGCGCCGATCGCGACCGTGCCGGTGCCCATGACCAGCAGCGACGCGACGAGCATCGTCTTGCGCCCGATCCGGTCGCCGAAGTGCCCGAACACGACCGCGCCGACGGGTCGCGCGACGAACCCGACCCCGAAGGTCGCGAACGCGGCCAGCGTGCCGGCGAGCGGGGAGAACGTCGGGAAGAACTGGTGCCCGAACACCAGCGCCGCGGCAGTGCCGTAGAGGTAGAAGTCGTAGAACTCGATGGCCGTGCCGATGAAACTGGCGATCGCGATCCGCGAGGCCGACACCGGGGCGGCGGACGTCTGCGCGGCGGTACTCATCGGCTGCTCCTTCGGGGCCGGTTGATCCGGTGGGAGTATCTGCGCAACCCCGGCGGGTGACGACCTACGGTGGTCGGGTTTTGCCGGCCGCGATTCCTCATCCTGTCGAAACGGGCAGGTCAGTCGCGCACCAGGGGGAGCAGTTTCAGGCCGAGGTGCAGGGTGAGCCGGTGCTCGCCGTCGGCGAGGTCGAGTCCGGTGATCTCCTCGATGCGGTGCAGCCGGTAGTACAGCGACGTGCGGTGGATGTGCAGCGCGGCGGCTGTGTCCAGGCTCGATCCGGCGTGGTCGAGGTAGGCGGCGAGGGTTTCCACGAGCCGTCCGCCCGGGTCCTTGGCGACCAGCGCGAGCAGCGGTTCGGGCAGGTGCGCCCTGGCCGGTGCGGGGACGCGCAGGAGCAGGCCGTAGGCGCCGAGGTCGTCCCAGTGCGCGATGCCGTCGAAGCGGGGCAGCGTCGCGGCGGCGCGGACGGCGACGGCGGCGCGGTCCCGGGCGATCCACGCCTGGCCGTCGGCGGACGTGCCGATGCCGGCGACGCAGCGGGCGCCCGCGCCGAGGACGTCCTCGGCCTGCTTGACGATCGCCGCGGCGTCCGCGGCGCCGAGCAGCACGCCCTGCCGTCCGCGCACGTAGAAGGACGGTTCGCGGCCGCGGGTCGCGGCCTCCAGCGCCGTCCGCAGCGCCACCTCGATCCGCGCGGATTCGCCCGAGAGGACCTCGGCGATCAGGACCGTGGACGTGTCGGGGAAGTCGTGCGTGACCGCGCGCTCGGCCGGGTCCGCGCTGAGCAGGCGTCGCAGGGTCTCCTCGCGGGCCGCGCGTTCCGAGTCGGCGACCAGGAAGTCCCGGTAGAGCAGGGCGGCCATGGGTTCGGCGGCGGTCTTGATCGCGTCCAGGTCGGCGGCGGTGAGGGTGCCGTCCGGGTCGATCACCATCAGCAGGCCGAGGAGGGTGCCGCGCCAGCGCAGCGGCATGCTCACGCGGGCGAGCATGTCCAGGTCGGGCCGGGGCGGGATGACGCCGGGGCCGGCCCAGCGGGTCACGCCCTGGGCGAGGATGTGGCCGATCGCCTCGCTGCCCGCGCTGCGCTGCAGCATCGCCCGCACCCGCACGGCGTCCTCGTCGCCGAAGTGCCTGCTCGCGCACAGCAGCCGGACCGACGGATCGTTGATCGCCACCGACCGGCCGAGATCCTCCGCGAGCGCGTCGACCCTCCGCTGCAGTTCGCTCCCGACCATGACCCCATGATCCACCAGGCCGTTCCTCCGGTTTTCGGAACGGCCGCCGCATGGTCTTCGACGTCCGTCGGTTCCGGGCGGGCCGGTGGCGTGCCGATACTGCGGGGCATGGGGAGACTGGCCGGCAAGGTGGCGCTCGTCTTCGGTGCGGGCTCGAGCGGTGACGGGATGAGCAACGGCAAGGCGGCCGCGCTCGCCTTCGCGCGGGAGGGGGCGCGCGTCGCGGCGATCGACATCCGGGCCTCGGAGGCGGCGGGCACGGCCGCGGCCATCACGGCGGCGGGCGGTGAAGCGGTGGCGCTGACCGCGGACGTCACGGACGAAGCACAGGTCGCCGCGGCCGTCGAGGCCGCGTCCGCGCTGGGGCGGCCGTCGGTGCTGCACAACAACGTCGGCGCGACCCGGGTCGGGGATGTGGCGGACCTGTCACTGGCGGAGTGGGACGCCGCGCTGGCGGTGAACCTGCGGCCGGTGTTCCTGACCTGCAAGCACGTGGTGCCGCGGATGCTCGCGGCAGGCGGCGGCGCGGTCGTGAACGTCTCGTCGATCGCCGCGATCCGCGACACGGGTTACGTCTACCCGGCCTACAGCGCGGCGAAGGCGGCGGTGAACCAGCTGACGGTCTCGCTGGCGCTGCGGTACGCGGCCGCCGGGATCCGGGTCAACGCGATCCTGCCGGGGTTGATCGAGACGCCGCTGGTGACGCGCGGCATCGCGGCCGACCCCGGTGAGCTGGCTCGGCGGCATGCGGCCAGCCCGACGGGGCGGATGGGCAGCCCGTGGGACGTGGCCGCGGCGGCGGTGTTCCTGGCCTCGGACGAGGCGGCCTACGTCAACGGGGTCTGCCTGCCGGTCGACGGCGGGCTGACCGCGCGCTGCGCCTGACTCACTTCCGGATCCGGGCGAGGGCGCGCACGACCGCGATGCAGCGGTCCTCGACGTAGTTCAGCCCGCCGGACACGGCGATGCGCCGGGCCTCGGCCGAGACGATGCCCTGCTGCAGCCACAGCGTCTTGGCCCCGATCGCGACGGCCTGCTCCGCCACCTGTGGCGCCTCGCGCGCGGGCCGGAAGACGTCGACGATGTCCACCGGCTCGGGGATGTCGGCGAGGCTGCGGTAGACCTTCTCGCCGAGGAGCTCGTCGGCGGAGGGGTGCACCGGGATCACCCGGAACCCGGCGGCCTGCATCGCGGCCGGAACCGAGTGCGCGGCCTTCGCCGGGTCGCGGCTCAGGCCCACCACGGCGATGGTGTTCGCGGCTTTCAGGACTTCTTCGGCAAGGTCGGCCATATCCTGGAAAACCGTTGCCGGACAGGCGCTATTCCACCGTGAGCCCGCGGGCGGCGCGGAAGGACGCGAGCAGGTCCATCGACACCCGCGGGTCGAACGCCATCTGCTGCCGGGCCAGCGCGAGCAGCTGTGGCTCGCCGCCGGGCACGCCGTACAGCCGGTCGCGGGTGAGGTCGTCGGTGAACACCTCCAGGATCGTCGCGCTGAACAGCAGGTACGCGGCGGCCTGCGTGCGCAGCGCGGCGAGCCCGTCGCCCGAATCGATCTTCGTCGCCAGCGCGCGCAGCTCCCCGGGCCCGCGCACGGTCGGGATCGACACCAGGTCCGCGATGAGGCCGGACCGCTCCGGCGAGGGTTCGATGCCGCGCGCGGCCCCGGTGAAGGCGTGCGCCTTGCGGTCCAGCTCGCGCCGGACCAGCACCTCGACGACGGCGCTCAGCGGCTGCCCGGCAGGCACGTCGAGCAGTTCGACGACCGTGCGCCGCAGATCGCGGGGCAGGCCGCCGGACAGGCAGTGGCACAGGCAGACGAACTGCTCCGGCAGCCCGAGGACGCGCCGGCTGATCCAGTTCCGCGTGTCGTCCGGGGTGAAGTTGTCCAGCCGCACCATCTCGGAGAAGGCGCTGTCGAACGCGTCGCGCGCGGGGATGCCGCGGCGCTCGAAGGAGACGATCGCGTCGTCCGACACCGACACCAGGAACAGGCACCCGGGCACGTCGAAGACGCCCTTGATGTCGTTGATCAGCTCCTGGGCCTTCTCCGGCTCGGCGATCTTGTCCAGCTCGTCGATCGCGATGACCACCCGCTCGGTCACGCCGGTGGCCCGCAGCACCTCCGCCGCGTGTTCGGCGAAGGCGCGGAACTCGTCGACGACCTCGGGGTAGCTGAGCTGTTGTTCGGCGCTTTGCGTGGAGCGGGTCCAGCCGGCCTCGCTCTTCAGCGGCAGGGTGAGCTTGCCGGACCAGCCGGTGGTGTAGGTCTGCAGGAACCGGATGCGGCGCAGCTGCTGCCCGGCGACCGCGCGCAGCTCACGCAGGCGCGGGTCGGCCGGCCGCACCGGGCGCAGCCCGCGCACCGCCCGCCAGGCGAACGCGCCCAGGTCGGCGACGACGGCCAGTGCGACGAGCCCGGCGAGTACCAGAACCGCGATCCGCCAGCCGGTCAGGTCGCGGAACAGCGGCGGCGGATCGGTGACGAACTCCAGCGGCGGCCGTCCCCACGCCCACGCGCCGAGGAGCACCGGCACCGCGATCGCGACGAGGTGGGCCAGCAGGGAACGGACCACGTGCACGGCCCGTTCCCGCCGCCGGACCGGCGCCGCCAGGCGTGCGAAGGTCGCCCAGCGGTGCGGCTGCCCGGCGCCGTGGGTGCGGGTGATGACCTCCTTGCACAGCAGGGCGTGCAGGTAGAGGACGAAGTCGCGGGCGTCGTAGCGGGCGGGCGCGGACGCGACCACGGCGAGCGGCGGCCGATCCGGATCACCGAGCACCCCGCCCGCGACGAACCGGATGGCGGTGGTCTTGCCGACCCCGCGGTGCCCGGCGAGCGCGATCGCCCCGGTCTCCGACCGTGCGACGGCGGTGCGCAGACGCTCCCCGGCGCCCGTGATGACCGGCGTCGCGCTGGGGGATTCCCGGTAGAGGCCGTCGACCGCGCGGTAGGTGAACTCGGTGCTGTCCGGCGGAGTCCGCTTCTCCTTGACGTAGCGGACCAGCGCCGGCCACACGATCTGCTCGACCGCGTACACGCGCCACAGGTCCTCGACGGGCAACGCGCCGACGCGGCGGAACAGCCCGCGCAGCGGCGCGATCCAGCGGTACCCGATGCGGCAGGCGATCGCCAGCACGGCGAGGTAGGCAGCCACCGCGAACGCGGCGAACCCCCACGGCAGCTGCGGCCAGGCCCGGACCAGCAGCAGGTGGTAGCCGAACACGACGGCGAAGGCGGCGGCGAGCCGGAGGTCGACGAGCCGGTGCTCGGGCAGCCTCGACGTGATCACGCCTTCGAAGGCGGGGTCGCGCAGGAAGGTGACGCGGCCGCTGGTCAGCCGTTCGCGCAGCTCCGGGTCCGCGGACAACGTCTCGTGCGCCTCGCGCAGCGGGATCCGCTCCGCGGCGAGCAGGTCGCGCGCGTCGTCACCGAACAGGACGCCCGCGATCAGCTCGTCGTCCCCCATGGCGATCAGGTTAGATCAGCGCACCACCACGACGTGCTCCCCGCGCGGGACGAACTCGCCGATCACCGGGGCGCCGGGGATTTCGCCTGCCAGCAGGAGGCCGCCCGAGGTCTGGGCGTCGGCGAGGAGCAGGGCCTCCTCCTCGGCCACCGCGGACAGGTCGGTGTGCGGCCGCACCCAGTCGAGGTTGCGCCGCGTGCCGCCGCTGACGTAGCCCTCGGCCAGTGCCGCTCGTGCGCCGTCCACATAGGACACCGCGGCTGAGTTCACGACGGCGGTCACCCCGCTGGCCCGCGCCATCTTGTACAGATGCCCGAGCAGGCCGAAGCCGGTCACGTCGGTGGCCGCGGTGATGCCGGCGTCCAGTGCGGCATCGGCGGCCGGGGCGTTCAGCGTGGTCATCACCTCGATCGCCTCCGGAAAGCGCTCGCCGGTCGCCTTGTGCCGCGAGTTCAGCACCCCGATGCCCAGCGGCTTGGTCAGCGACAACGCCATTCCGGGCCGGGCGGAATCGTTGCGCAGCAGGCGATCCGGATCGCCGACGCCGGTGACCGCGAGCCCGTACTTCGGCTCCGGGTCGTCGACGCTGTGCCCGCCGGCGAGGTGGCACCCGGCGTCGGCGCAGACGTCCGCCCCGCCGCGCAGCGCCTCCGCCGCCAGTTCGAACGGCAGCACGTCCCGCGGCCAGCCGAGCAGGTTCACCGCCACCACCGGGCGGCCGCCCATCGCGTAGACGTCGGACAACGCGTTGGCCGCCGCGATGCGCCCCCAGTCGTAGGCGTCGTCGACGACGGGCGTGAAGAAGTCCGTGGTGGCGATCAACGCGAGCCCGTCGGAGATCCGCACGGCGGCCGCGTCGTCGCCGTCGTCCAGGCCGACCAGCAGTTCCCCGGCCGGGTCGGTCGGCTGCCTGCCGACCAGCCCGCGCACCACGTCCTCCAGCTCGCCCGGCGGGATCTTGCACGCGCACCCGCCGCCGTGCGCGTACTGCGTCAGTCGATGGCCCATGCCATCATCGTGCCGTCTTCGCGCTGCGCGGGCCGCGTGAAGTTGCGATCATGGGGTGTCCCCCGAGGAGGCGTATCCGGTCTGGTGACCGGCGCGGTCTTCAAAACCGTTGGGCGGCAGCCGCTGTCGCCGGCGGGTTCGATTCCCGTCCGCCTCCGCCACCCAGGGAGGAGCGAGGAGTGACGGACCCCCGTCGCCGCGTGCCGCGGACCGACGTGCTGCTCGCGCACCCGCGCCTGGCCGAGGCGGAGCGCGTGCTCGGCCGCGCCCTGGTCAAGGCCGCGGTCGTGGCGGCGCAGGACCGGGCGCGCGCCGGGGAGATCGAGCCGGAGCAGGTCGCCGAGCAGGCCATCGCGGCGCTGCCGTCGTCCGCGACCTCGTTGCGGCCGGTGGTGAACGCGACCGGGGTGGTCGTGCACACCAACCTCGGCCGGGCCCCGTTGTCGCAGGCCGCGCTGGACGCCGTGGCCACCGCGGGGCGCAGCACCGACGTCGAGTTCGACCTCGCCACCGGCCGCCGGGCCCGCCGCGGCCGGGGTGCGCTGGCGGCGCTCGCCGAGGCGGTGCCGGCCGCGGGCGGGGTGCACGTGGTGAACAACAACGCCGCGGCGCTGCTGCTGGCCGCGCTCGCGCTGGCGCCCGACAAGGAGATCGTGATCAGCCGCGGCGAGCTGGTCGAGATCGGCGACGGGTTCCGCATCCCGGAGCTGCTGGCGTCCGCCGGCGCGCGGCTGCGCGAGGTCGGCACCACGAACCGGACCAGCCTGCGCGACTACGCCGCGGCGCTCGGCCCGGACACCGGCTTCGTGCTGAAGGTGCACCCGTCGAACTTCCGCGTCACCGGGTTCACCGCGGAGGCGTCGGTGCGTGAACTCGCCACGCTGGACGCGCCGTTGGTCGTCGACATCGGTTCCGGGCTGCTGGCGCCGCACCCGGTCCTGCCGGACGAGCCGGACGCGGCCACGACCCTGCGCGACGGCGCCGACCTGGTGACCGCGAGCGGCGACAAGCTGCTCGGCGGCCCGCAAGCCGGGCTGCTGCTGGGCTCGGCCGAGCTGGTGGAGCGGCTGCGCAGGCATCCCGCCGCCCGCGCGCTGCGGGTCGACAAGTTGACCGTCGCCGCGCTGGAGGCGACCCTGCGCGGGCCCGAACCGCCGGTCGCGCGGGCCCTCGTCGCCGACCTGGCGGACCTGCAGCGGAGGGCGGACGCGCTGGCCGAGCGGATTCCCGGCGCGAGCGTGGT
The window above is part of the Amycolatopsis thermoflava N1165 genome. Proteins encoded here:
- the selA gene encoding L-seryl-tRNA(Sec) selenium transferase: MTDPRRRVPRTDVLLAHPRLAEAERVLGRALVKAAVVAAQDRARAGEIEPEQVAEQAIAALPSSATSLRPVVNATGVVVHTNLGRAPLSQAALDAVATAGRSTDVEFDLATGRRARRGRGALAALAEAVPAAGGVHVVNNNAAALLLAALALAPDKEIVISRGELVEIGDGFRIPELLASAGARLREVGTTNRTSLRDYAAALGPDTGFVLKVHPSNFRVTGFTAEASVRELATLDAPLVVDIGSGLLAPHPVLPDEPDAATTLRDGADLVTASGDKLLGGPQAGLLLGSAELVERLRRHPAARALRVDKLTVAALEATLRGPEPPVARALVADLADLQRRADALAERIPGASVVSCRSAVGGGGAPGVELPSVAVSLPEALAEPLRTGTPSVVGRVEHGRCLLDLRTVGPDEDELLLAAVRACTS